Proteins encoded in a region of the Scomber scombrus chromosome 16, fScoSco1.1, whole genome shotgun sequence genome:
- the crybg2 gene encoding beta/gamma crystallin domain-containing protein 2 → MDAFALSALRPQDYSVPDISLFPEENAEGKKVIFRDTSEDARIFGFPIKANSIIINAGLWLVFAQPFFQGVPRVLEVGGYTNPAAWGVEQPYVGSLHPLKIAEPRVENISEPKLVIYDKPYFTGKSRTITTNMKDFMTRTDRQQTAFMYNVGSLKVLGGIWVGYEKEGFRGHQYLLEEGEYHDWRVWGGCDAELRSIRLIRADLTEPLMVMFEQLEEEDEGAQEENTFEVTEAIADVEVFGYKTSTRSIHVLSGAWIAYSHVDYSGNQYILEKGFYNNCADWGSQDNRICSVQPVLLAPGAPSSKSKNEIILYSEPDFQGECRVFDSNQDSVSDKLLAKSCRVVEGSWVLYDSKQYAGNMYVLSEGHYPNLNSMGCPPGCTIRSVKAVPLMLSVPSISLFSLEGLEGKEITTDTEIYSMVEEGFNNHILSVRVNTGCWVVCEHSNYRGRQFLLEPIEITNWPKFSLLDTIGSIYPIRQKRHFFRINNKESGHYMSVQGGVEEMKSGRVVVAPEVEPMSDIWFYQDGLIKNKLSQTMNLQVMGNVEPGAKLVVWTETRQPVQTWTAQTTGLISSLTFHGMVLDVKGGKTYDKDHVVIMPESDERPSQQWEIELL, encoded by the exons ATGGATGCTTTCGCTCTCTCTGCCCTCCGTCCTCAGGACTACAGCGTACCAGATATCAGTCTTTTCCCAGAGGAGAACGCAGAGGGCAAGAAGGTGATATTCAGAGATACATCCGAAGATGCCAGGATTTTTGGCTTCCCCATCAAGGCTAACTCCATCATCATCAATGCTGGACT ATGGCTGGTATTCGCACAGCCCTTCTTCCAGGGTGTGCCACGTGTCCTTGAGGTGGGTGGGTACACCAACCCTGCAGCCTGGGGAGTGGAACAGCCCTATGTGGGATCATTGCATCCCCTAAAAATA GCTGAACCAAGAGTGGAAAATATAAGCGAACCAAAG CTTGTGATCTACGACAAGCCATACTTCACTGGGAAATCAAGGACCATCACCACTAACATGAAAGACTTCATGACACGAACAGACAGGCAACAGACTGCCTTTATGTACAATGTCGGCTCCCTTAAAGTACTTGGAGGAAT CTGGGTGGGCTACGAGAAGGAGGGCTTCAGAGGCCACCAGTACCTGCTGGAGGAGGGGGAGTACCATGACTGGAGGGTGTGGGGAGGCTGTGATGCTGAGCTGCGTTCTATTCGGCTGATACGAGCA GACCTGACAGAACCCTTGATGGTGATGTTTGAGCagctggaggaagaggacgagggCGCGCAGGAGGAGAACACCTTCGAGGTGACAGAGGCCATAGCTGATGTTGAGGTCTTTGGGTACAAAACCTCCACCCGCTCCATCCATGTACTCAGCGGGGC ATGGATTGCCTACTCCCATGTGGACTACTCTGGTAACCAGTACATCTTAGAGAAAGGTTTCTATAATAACTGTGCTGACTGGGGCTCTCAGGATAATCGCATCTGCTCAGTGCAGCCAGTTCTTCTG GCTCCAGGTGCTCCAAGTTCAAAGAGCAAGAATGAG ATAATATTGTACTCTGAGCCAGACTTCCAGGGCGAGTGTCGCGTCTTTGACTCCAACCAGGATTCAGTGTCAGATAAACTTCTGGCAAAGTCCTGCCGAGTGGTGGAAGGAAG CTGGGTGCTCTACGATTCCAAACAGTACGCTGGGAACATGTATGTCTTATCAGAAGGACACTACCCCAACTTAAACAGCATGGGATGCCCCCCTGGCTGCACCATCCGATCTGTCAAGGCCGTGCCACTG ATGTTGTCAGTTCCCTCCATCTCCCTGTTTAGTTTGGAGGGTCTGGAGGGCAAAGAGATCACTACAGACACAGAGATCTACAGCATGGTGGAAGAGGGCTTCAACAACCACATCCTCTCTGTCAGAGTCAACACTGGCTG TTGGGTTGTGTGTGAACACAGCAACTACAGGGGGCGCCAATTCCTGCTGGAACCAATTGAAATCACCAACTGGCCGAAGTTTAGCTTGCTGGACACTATTGGCTCCATTTATCCAATCAGACAG AAGCGCCACTTTTTCCGCATCAACAACAAAGAGAGCGGCCACTATATGTCTGTCCAGGGCGGTGTGGAGGAGATGAAATCAGGACGAGTGGTGGTGGCACCAGAGGTGGAGCCCATGAGTGATATATGGTTTTACCAAGACGGATTGATCAAGAACAAG CTGTCCCAAACCATGAACCTTCAGGTGATGGGCAACGTAGAACCAGGAGCCAAGCTGGTTGTATGGACAGAGACCCGCCAGCCTGTCCAGACCTGGACAGCCCAGACGACAGGCCTCATTTCCAGCCTTACTTTCCATGGCATGGTCCTGGATGTCAAAG gtGGCAAAACTTATGACAAAGACCATGTGGTGATTATGCCAGAAAGTGATGAGAGGCCAAGCCAACAGTGGGAGATAGAGCTGCTGTAA